A stretch of the Actinomycetota bacterium genome encodes the following:
- a CDS encoding glycosyltransferase family 4 protein, translated as MSGSAIPLLASVVPSAGTPLERTLRGLDQPIESHALGTDGTFDVPGSVTHPWELVDLPERSVRFSLSDDDLVALATPSFLRRVAELAGHREVLFIDRNCLVGSLPLLDPLPDGVHLELFPALAAPLASTKGSLRAALAAGAGRPTGAVLRLRGGGPLGSILDEWDTWQRAHYVARPTAALTASAAEYLQALPARSASVRWNNRPVAASWSDLRRDVDRPPIVDTTGLVRYQDTPDAALDLIERRTHDADIVRQLMAEVADGQTAHCRLRYRSGAGVTTLARSSLRATDPLGRRWEDPFDDGPDGFSAWLGEEDSRGLWRFAQGLYWARTDLQASFPATTTTVRSFQHWLAREGVGTTSAVGEPDRGGVRQRVGRRLRHAVGRADPTLAGPRQPPQRAHGVNVVGYARSESGLGEAMRATAGALQVLQVPTSVVDVGERIYSRRGTFLTELDEVGCPYDVTVFHLNPLELLGYQPDELAYRFVASRHVGFWAWETDQLPATWRPGLAAVDEVWAPSGFVRDAIRPHTDKPILVMGLPVAPPEGLDPDRARLGLPDAAFLVTYVTDAFSGLERKDPAAAVRAFDRAFDGSEDAHLLLKVSNLEKFPTADAQLRDLVRDRPITLIGGYLTRREVWELLGCSDAYLSLHAAEGFGLTILEAMALGVPVVVTGFGGNRDFTDATTALLVDYDLVPARGGPGGIYSGAGRWARPDVDQAAAHLQRLAGDAALRERLGEAGRRRAESYSPVAYADRVGRRLAELGINPRGR; from the coding sequence GTGTCCGGATCCGCTATCCCCCTGCTCGCCTCGGTGGTGCCGTCGGCCGGCACCCCACTGGAGCGGACCCTGCGCGGACTGGACCAACCGATCGAGTCGCATGCGCTGGGCACCGACGGCACGTTCGACGTGCCCGGCTCGGTGACGCACCCGTGGGAGCTCGTCGACCTGCCGGAGCGGTCGGTCCGGTTCAGCCTCAGCGACGACGATCTGGTCGCGCTCGCCACCCCGTCCTTCCTGCGACGGGTCGCCGAACTCGCAGGTCACCGCGAGGTGCTGTTCATCGACCGCAACTGCCTGGTCGGTTCCCTCCCGCTCCTCGACCCGTTGCCCGACGGCGTCCACCTGGAGCTCTTCCCGGCCCTGGCGGCCCCGTTGGCGTCCACGAAGGGTTCTCTCCGGGCTGCGCTGGCGGCGGGTGCGGGGCGACCGACCGGCGCGGTGCTCCGGCTGCGAGGAGGCGGTCCACTGGGATCGATCCTCGACGAGTGGGACACCTGGCAGCGTGCGCACTACGTCGCACGCCCAACGGCGGCGCTGACAGCGTCCGCCGCGGAGTACCTGCAGGCACTGCCAGCCCGCAGCGCCTCGGTACGGTGGAACAACCGACCGGTCGCGGCGTCGTGGAGCGACCTGCGGCGGGACGTCGACCGACCACCGATCGTGGACACGACCGGCCTGGTGCGCTACCAGGACACGCCCGATGCCGCACTCGACCTCATCGAACGCCGCACCCACGACGCGGACATCGTCAGGCAGCTGATGGCGGAGGTCGCGGACGGCCAGACAGCGCACTGTCGCCTGCGCTACCGCTCGGGGGCGGGCGTCACAACGCTCGCCCGCAGCTCGCTGCGAGCCACCGACCCACTGGGACGCAGGTGGGAAGATCCCTTCGACGACGGTCCCGATGGGTTCTCCGCCTGGCTCGGTGAGGAGGACAGCCGAGGTCTGTGGCGCTTCGCACAGGGGCTGTACTGGGCCAGGACCGACCTGCAGGCGTCGTTCCCCGCGACCACCACGACGGTGCGCTCCTTCCAGCACTGGCTCGCCCGTGAAGGGGTGGGGACGACCAGCGCAGTGGGAGAGCCAGACCGAGGTGGTGTCAGGCAGCGGGTCGGGCGCCGCCTGCGGCACGCCGTTGGGCGGGCGGACCCCACGCTCGCGGGCCCCCGCCAGCCCCCGCAGCGGGCACACGGCGTGAACGTGGTGGGCTACGCACGGTCCGAGAGCGGTCTGGGAGAAGCGATGCGCGCCACCGCGGGCGCCCTACAGGTGCTGCAGGTGCCGACGTCGGTCGTCGATGTGGGTGAGCGGATCTACTCCCGGCGCGGGACCTTCCTCACCGAGCTCGATGAGGTGGGGTGCCCATACGACGTCACGGTGTTCCACCTCAACCCCCTGGAACTGCTGGGCTACCAGCCGGACGAGCTGGCGTACCGCTTCGTTGCGTCGCGACACGTGGGGTTCTGGGCGTGGGAGACCGATCAGCTGCCGGCAACGTGGAGACCCGGCCTCGCGGCGGTCGACGAGGTGTGGGCTCCGAGCGGGTTCGTCCGCGACGCGATCCGTCCCCACACCGACAAGCCGATCCTGGTGATGGGTCTTCCGGTGGCCCCGCCGGAAGGACTCGACCCGGACAGGGCGCGGCTCGGGCTACCGGACGCTGCGTTCCTCGTCACGTACGTCACCGACGCGTTCTCCGGCCTCGAGCGGAAGGATCCCGCTGCGGCCGTGCGGGCGTTCGACCGCGCCTTCGACGGTTCGGAGGATGCCCATCTGCTCCTCAAGGTGAGCAACCTCGAAAAGTTCCCCACCGCGGACGCGCAGTTGCGCGACCTCGTCCGGGATCGGCCGATCACGTTGATCGGCGGGTACCTGACCCGACGTGAGGTGTGGGAGCTGCTGGGATGCAGCGACGCGTACCTGTCGCTGCACGCGGCTGAGGGGTTCGGTCTGACGATCCTGGAGGCGATGGCGCTCGGTGTGCCCGTCGTCGTCACCGGTTTCGGCGGCAACCGAGATTTCACCGACGCGACGACCGCCCTGCTGGTCGACTACGACCTCGTTCCGGCGCGTGGCGGCCCCGGAGGCATCTACTCGGGTGCGGGTCGCTGGGCGCGTCCGGATGTGGACCAGGCTGCGGCGCACCTGCAGCGGCTCGCCGGTGACGCTGCGCTGCGTGAGCGTCTGGGTGAGGCGGGGCGACGACGGGCGGAGTCGTACTCACCGGTCGCCTACGCCGATCGCGTCGGACGACGTCTGGCCGAGTTGGGCATAAACCCCCGCGGGCGCTGA